A portion of the Edaphobacter lichenicola genome contains these proteins:
- a CDS encoding TMEM175 family protein yields MSHQVSSPARLEAFSDGVIAVIITIMVLELKVPHQDGIAGLYAVLPIFGVYAISFAFTGIYWINHHHLVHRTEEADELILYANLFFLFCLSLLPFFTSYVLEKKLDSFSVALYIGSMIVTGFSFLLLRLSISRRLRSTGKLEAQDTSVQHKHWLSLFVYVVSLFLAFAHPQVALGLCAFVTVIWVTPTTGVKPREPKDNMHFDRG; encoded by the coding sequence ATGTCCCATCAAGTCTCCAGCCCGGCCCGACTCGAAGCCTTCTCAGACGGAGTCATCGCCGTCATCATCACCATCATGGTGCTTGAGCTCAAGGTTCCCCATCAGGATGGTATTGCCGGTCTCTACGCTGTGCTTCCTATCTTCGGGGTCTACGCCATCTCCTTTGCTTTCACCGGTATTTACTGGATAAATCACCATCACCTTGTCCACCGTACCGAAGAGGCCGACGAACTCATCCTCTATGCCAACCTCTTCTTTCTCTTCTGTCTGTCGCTCCTGCCCTTCTTCACGTCCTATGTCCTCGAAAAAAAGCTCGACTCCTTTTCGGTTGCCCTCTATATCGGGTCAATGATTGTTACGGGTTTCAGTTTCCTGCTGCTGCGTCTCTCCATCAGCCGTCGACTTCGTAGCACAGGCAAACTCGAGGCGCAGGACACATCGGTCCAGCACAAACATTGGCTCTCACTCTTCGTCTACGTTGTCAGCTTGTTTCTCGCGTTTGCGCACCCACAGGTCGCCCTCGGCCTCTGCGCCTTTGTCACCGTGATCTGGGTCACGCCCACCACAGGCGTCAAGCCTCGCGAGCCGAAAGATAACATGCACTTCGACCGCGGCTGA
- a CDS encoding zinc ribbon domain-containing protein produces MHPDLEKLIVLQAHDVEAKRLRDEMVALPKHVAALETKAKATQGQRAVVLDLIAKEEALRRRQESDVKDQKAKIERTRKHMDLATTTVQVTAFEHEIAFAQAEIGKLEDAEIESMERSEELEAQKRLADEAVADATAALDRERIRASETVALDKTLLAAVEEKRQAERAEIGEAALSTYDRIAKAKGTAVAEALNQKCMACQMMVRPQRWNDLRDRSNDDTMMTCESCGRLLYYDPARDAPQRKTVPVESIAASIIRSL; encoded by the coding sequence ATGCATCCGGACCTTGAGAAGTTGATTGTGCTGCAGGCTCATGATGTTGAAGCCAAACGGCTGCGTGACGAGATGGTTGCGTTGCCGAAGCATGTAGCTGCACTCGAGACGAAAGCGAAGGCAACACAGGGACAACGTGCCGTCGTGCTCGATCTGATTGCCAAAGAAGAGGCGCTGCGTCGGCGTCAGGAGTCCGACGTCAAGGACCAGAAGGCCAAAATTGAGCGGACGCGGAAGCATATGGATCTGGCAACAACCACCGTGCAGGTGACTGCGTTCGAGCATGAGATCGCCTTCGCCCAGGCAGAGATCGGCAAGCTCGAAGACGCTGAGATTGAAAGCATGGAACGCAGCGAAGAACTCGAGGCACAGAAAAGACTTGCTGATGAAGCCGTAGCCGACGCCACCGCCGCCCTTGACCGCGAGCGCATTCGAGCAAGCGAGACAGTCGCGCTCGATAAAACACTTCTGGCTGCAGTGGAAGAGAAGCGGCAGGCAGAGCGCGCCGAGATCGGAGAGGCCGCGCTTTCGACCTACGATCGCATCGCAAAGGCCAAGGGAACAGCCGTGGCCGAAGCGCTCAATCAAAAGTGCATGGCGTGCCAGATGATGGTGCGTCCGCAGCGCTGGAACGACCTCCGCGATCGCAGCAACGATGACACCATGATGACCTGCGAGAGCTGCGGCCGGCTGCTGTACTACGATCCTGCGCGCGATGCTCCGCAGCGCAAAACCGTTCCGGTCGAGAGCATCGCCGCCTCCATCATCCGCTCCCTTTAG
- a CDS encoding M1 family metallopeptidase gives MFNDAVCNRPLLVLLLLGGLSSPLFAQTSQPATTSTPPATVAEPSHADLLRGSYGPYRANNDLLFYHLELRVDPEKKFINGTNTIRFKMLEDGPRIQLELFPTLQIDKIEMGKIPLKYQRDGGTFFVDFPKTLHTGRTYSIDVHYSGSPVETGRFGCFTFRQDPAGHPWINTACEEEGASVWWPNKDQWRDEPQEGMEISVAVPNGLMDVSNGKFVGKKDLGDGYTRWDWRVHYPINNYDVALNIGNYVHFDDKFEGLPLDYYVLPESLEGAKRQFAQVPGMMKAYYHYFGEYPFKKDGYKLIEVPYAGMEHQSAVAYGNHFANSYQVPDWTGVGISPRFDFIIIHESGHEWFGNAITAADKSDMWIHEGWTTYLECLYVEYNYGHDDEVKYVNSLKKKVKNDRPIISARGTNAEPPQDQYFKGALFINTLRSIVDNDARWFALIHDFYQHFKYQNIMTEDVVQYFNQQTGMNLTPVFDQYLRHTAIPTLELKFDEASGAVQYRWQADEKTFAMPVRVGLKQSWEIIHPTTEWQTMKTTLTKDQFDVATDLYYINVNKI, from the coding sequence ATGTTTAACGACGCTGTTTGCAATCGGCCCTTGCTCGTCTTGCTCCTGCTCGGCGGTCTTTCATCGCCTCTCTTCGCGCAAACATCGCAACCCGCGACAACTTCGACGCCGCCTGCAACGGTGGCTGAGCCCTCGCATGCGGATCTTCTGCGTGGATCCTATGGGCCGTATCGCGCCAACAACGATCTGCTCTTCTACCATCTCGAACTTCGCGTCGATCCTGAGAAGAAGTTCATCAACGGTACGAACACAATTCGCTTCAAGATGCTCGAGGATGGCCCCCGCATTCAGCTCGAGCTCTTCCCTACCCTCCAGATCGACAAGATCGAGATGGGCAAGATTCCGCTGAAGTATCAGCGCGACGGGGGTACCTTCTTCGTCGACTTCCCAAAGACGCTCCACACCGGGCGCACATACTCGATCGATGTCCACTACTCAGGAAGTCCAGTGGAGACGGGCCGATTTGGTTGCTTCACCTTCAGGCAGGACCCCGCAGGACATCCCTGGATCAACACCGCCTGCGAAGAGGAAGGCGCCAGCGTTTGGTGGCCGAATAAAGACCAGTGGCGCGACGAACCGCAGGAGGGCATGGAGATCAGCGTTGCCGTACCGAACGGCTTGATGGATGTCTCGAACGGAAAGTTCGTCGGCAAGAAAGATCTTGGCGATGGCTACACGCGCTGGGACTGGAGAGTGCATTACCCCATCAACAACTACGACGTGGCGCTGAACATCGGCAACTACGTCCACTTTGACGACAAGTTCGAGGGCCTACCGCTCGACTATTACGTTCTGCCCGAGAGCCTCGAAGGAGCGAAGCGTCAGTTCGCACAGGTCCCCGGCATGATGAAGGCCTACTACCACTACTTCGGCGAGTACCCTTTCAAGAAAGACGGCTACAAACTCATCGAAGTTCCCTATGCGGGCATGGAGCACCAGAGCGCCGTCGCCTATGGCAACCACTTCGCGAACAGCTACCAGGTTCCCGACTGGACCGGCGTCGGCATCAGCCCGCGATTCGACTTCATCATCATTCACGAGAGTGGACACGAGTGGTTCGGCAACGCCATCACCGCGGCCGACAAGTCCGACATGTGGATCCACGAGGGCTGGACCACCTATCTTGAATGCCTCTACGTTGAGTACAACTATGGCCACGACGACGAGGTGAAGTACGTCAACTCGCTCAAGAAAAAAGTGAAGAACGATCGTCCCATCATCTCCGCCCGCGGCACCAACGCCGAGCCGCCACAGGACCAGTACTTCAAAGGCGCTCTCTTCATCAATACCTTGCGAAGCATCGTAGATAACGACGCTCGCTGGTTTGCTCTGATCCACGACTTCTACCAGCACTTCAAATATCAGAACATTATGACGGAAGACGTTGTGCAGTACTTCAATCAGCAGACTGGAATGAACCTGACCCCTGTCTTCGACCAGTACCTGCGTCATACTGCGATTCCGACGCTGGAGCTGAAGTTTGACGAGGCCTCAGGCGCAGTTCAGTACCGCTGGCAGGCAGATGAAAAAACCTTCGCCATGCCAGTGCGAGTAGGCTTGAAGCAGAGTTGGGAGATCATTCACCCGACGACGGAGTGGCAGACGATGAAGACGACGTTGACGAAGGATCAGTTCGATGTGGCGACCGATCTGTACTACATCAACGTCAACAAGATATAG
- a CDS encoding FMN-binding negative transcriptional regulator, with amino-acid sequence MYIPRANQEDRIPVIHKLMEDQPFASLITMGTSGLFASHIPMVLERDGTPFGRIKCHLSRANQQWKELSPSIAALAIFSGPQHYITPSWYPEKAKTAKVVPTWNYAVVHAYGHLKVIEDSEWLMAHLESLVSIHEASFSVPWKIGDAPADYVASQVKGIVGLEMVIERLEGKWKVSQNRSEQDRVGVAEGLTDLNTEESLAMKALVEQRR; translated from the coding sequence ATGTACATTCCCAGGGCAAATCAGGAAGATCGCATCCCCGTCATCCACAAGTTGATGGAAGATCAGCCATTTGCGTCTCTCATCACCATGGGAACCTCGGGGCTGTTTGCGTCGCATATTCCGATGGTCCTCGAACGCGATGGCACTCCCTTCGGACGAATAAAGTGCCATCTCTCGCGAGCGAATCAACAGTGGAAGGAACTCTCGCCCTCCATCGCGGCCCTTGCGATCTTCTCCGGACCACAGCACTACATCACACCTTCGTGGTATCCCGAAAAGGCCAAGACGGCAAAGGTCGTGCCTACCTGGAACTATGCGGTCGTTCACGCCTACGGGCATCTCAAGGTCATCGAAGACAGCGAATGGTTGATGGCCCATCTGGAAAGCCTGGTCAGCATTCACGAAGCCAGCTTCTCCGTTCCGTGGAAGATCGGAGATGCCCCGGCGGACTATGTTGCATCGCAGGTGAAGGGCATCGTCGGGCTCGAAATGGTGATTGAGCGCCTCGAGGGAAAGTGGAAGGTCAGCCAGAACCGCTCGGAGCAGGACCGCGTCGGCGTCGCGGAGGGACTAACAGATCTAAATACCGAGGAGAGCTTGGCGATGAAGGCACTCGTCGAGCAGCGCCGTTGA
- a CDS encoding DHA2 family efflux MFS transporter permease subunit — protein MATTLVDLPEAELPKAQTPEHHTTVEQPWRPRINPWIIAMTVTLATFMEVLDSSIANVALPHIAGGLGATQDEATWVLTAYLVANAIILPAGAYMTTFIGRKRFYMICVALFGISSALCGFAPSLPILIFCRILQGVGGGGLAPSEQAILADTFPPEKRGQAFAMYGLAVVCAPAIGPTLGGYITDNFDWRWIFFLNVPICLISLFLTSRIVEDPPYVKKQVALSQKGGIKLDFLGFGLLGLTFGSLEFILDKGQEDDWFSSHLITFFTVAMVVAFIAMIWWELKQLREGHRPILNLTLFKRRNFAISFLLMFVLGFSLYGTTILIPQFVQTLLGYTAELAGLVLSPAGLMMMCMMPVVGILSGKVDPRKLIGYGFVMLTLSLVTMHTLNLGVSYGYLVFLRCFQASGLAFLFIPINTIAYIGVKQSENNDVSGLTNLARNIGGSVGTAFVATMLTRRSAAHETNMVRNLTSGNQAFMDRVAKLKGMFGGHTGGNPMTGAGSHTAQAYLYNELHRQSGMLAYLDIIQYMAIFCACMLPLLFFIPRPPKHASASAGH, from the coding sequence ATGGCAACCACATTAGTAGATCTCCCCGAGGCGGAGCTCCCCAAAGCGCAGACTCCCGAGCACCACACCACCGTGGAACAGCCCTGGCGGCCGCGCATCAATCCATGGATCATCGCCATGACGGTCACGCTGGCCACATTTATGGAGGTGCTCGACTCCTCCATCGCCAACGTTGCCCTGCCGCACATCGCCGGCGGTCTTGGCGCGACGCAGGACGAAGCCACCTGGGTGCTCACCGCGTATCTGGTCGCCAATGCAATTATTCTGCCTGCAGGCGCCTACATGACGACCTTTATTGGACGCAAGCGGTTCTACATGATCTGCGTCGCGCTCTTCGGCATCAGCTCTGCGCTCTGTGGCTTTGCGCCCTCACTGCCTATCCTTATCTTCTGCCGCATTCTGCAGGGTGTCGGCGGCGGCGGCCTCGCGCCGTCGGAGCAGGCGATCCTTGCCGATACGTTCCCGCCCGAAAAACGTGGGCAGGCCTTTGCGATGTATGGCCTCGCCGTCGTCTGCGCGCCCGCCATTGGCCCAACGCTGGGCGGCTACATTACCGACAACTTCGACTGGCGTTGGATCTTCTTCCTCAACGTCCCCATCTGCCTGATATCTCTTTTTCTGACTTCTCGCATCGTGGAAGACCCGCCATACGTGAAGAAGCAGGTTGCTCTATCCCAGAAGGGCGGCATCAAGCTCGACTTTCTCGGCTTCGGTCTGCTTGGCCTCACCTTCGGCTCGCTCGAGTTCATCCTCGACAAGGGACAGGAAGATGACTGGTTCTCCTCTCACCTGATCACGTTCTTCACTGTCGCGATGGTGGTTGCGTTCATCGCCATGATCTGGTGGGAGCTCAAACAGCTTCGTGAAGGCCATCGGCCCATCCTCAATCTCACGCTCTTCAAACGACGCAACTTCGCTATTAGTTTCCTCCTCATGTTTGTGTTGGGATTCTCGCTCTACGGCACGACTATCCTGATCCCACAGTTCGTGCAAACTTTGCTGGGCTACACTGCAGAGCTTGCTGGACTGGTCCTGTCGCCTGCAGGTCTGATGATGATGTGCATGATGCCGGTCGTCGGCATCCTTTCAGGAAAGGTCGATCCGCGGAAGCTCATCGGGTATGGCTTTGTCATGCTGACGCTTTCACTCGTCACCATGCACACGCTCAACCTCGGCGTGAGCTACGGATACCTTGTCTTCCTTCGCTGTTTCCAGGCATCGGGCCTCGCGTTCCTCTTTATTCCGATCAACACCATCGCGTACATCGGCGTGAAGCAGTCTGAAAATAACGATGTCTCGGGCTTGACCAACCTCGCGCGCAACATCGGCGGATCGGTGGGAACGGCGTTTGTCGCTACGATGCTGACCCGCCGCTCTGCCGCGCACGAGACCAACATGGTTCGCAACCTCACCTCGGGTAACCAGGCCTTCATGGACCGCGTGGCCAAGCTAAAGGGTATGTTTGGCGGTCACACCGGCGGTAACCCGATGACAGGCGCCGGCTCGCATACTGCCCAGGCCTATCTCTACAACGAGCTGCACCGACAGTCCGGCATGCTCGCTTATCTCGACATCATCCAATATATGGCGATCTTCTGCGCCTGCATGTTGCCACTGCTCTTCTTCATCCCGCGTCCGCCGAAGCACGCCAGTGCCTCTGCCGGCCACTAG
- a CDS encoding porin: MLSAGDLQAQIQAQNLQTAVENTQATPDHQTAQDQKIQQLQDKLEEIQKELMELKQSSSVAPETHHTTTPKASVTSSDFSEAEPEITDPSNPHSEPFAFADFTWLTGNARTKDTPYATKFFTPEIRSDANYTYDFRHPQDDTIGGSSEIFRSNEVQLTQFGVGGDFHYDNVRARFMTQFGLYSETTPRNDASPARGQWNLADAYRYLSEAYGGYHFNVQHGINVDAGIFMSYVGLFSYYQFDNWAYQPSYVSSNTPWFFNGVRVQWFPTAKLKIEPWFINGWQSYGRFNNRPGLGGQILYRPNGNWSIVGNQYGYGEDALGIPSRTRYHTDDSLQYKYYERHDSFVSKAAASLTGDAGCESGGGVSCFGNGKTGPKQSFLGFMAYNRLWFDRDRYALTLGGGRINNPGRYLVLLPPINGATAASGTPYFTENPGDQYKAWDASVTADYMPSQYFTYRLEYNHRAANVPYFSGPGGVTPPGGNTGAPGSLVPGWSPDLRNSENRITGAFLVKF; this comes from the coding sequence GTGCTCAGCGCAGGAGATCTGCAGGCACAGATTCAAGCACAAAATCTTCAAACAGCAGTAGAAAATACCCAGGCCACTCCGGATCATCAGACCGCACAAGATCAGAAGATCCAGCAGTTACAGGACAAGCTGGAGGAGATCCAGAAAGAACTGATGGAGCTGAAGCAGTCCAGCTCCGTCGCGCCGGAGACTCATCACACCACCACACCAAAAGCATCTGTTACTTCATCCGACTTCAGCGAGGCGGAGCCTGAGATTACCGACCCGTCTAATCCCCACTCGGAACCCTTCGCCTTTGCCGATTTCACTTGGCTAACTGGCAATGCACGTACAAAAGATACGCCGTATGCAACCAAGTTTTTCACTCCGGAGATACGTTCGGACGCGAACTATACGTACGACTTTCGTCATCCTCAGGACGACACGATCGGCGGGTCGAGCGAGATCTTTCGCTCGAATGAAGTGCAGCTGACTCAGTTCGGAGTCGGTGGGGACTTCCACTACGACAACGTGCGCGCCCGCTTCATGACGCAGTTTGGCCTCTACTCCGAGACCACTCCGCGGAACGATGCAAGCCCGGCACGCGGACAGTGGAACCTGGCAGATGCGTATCGCTATCTCTCGGAAGCTTACGGCGGCTATCACTTCAACGTGCAGCATGGCATCAACGTCGACGCCGGCATCTTTATGTCCTACGTCGGTCTGTTCTCCTACTACCAGTTCGACAACTGGGCGTATCAACCGTCGTACGTATCGTCCAACACGCCCTGGTTCTTCAACGGCGTGCGTGTGCAGTGGTTTCCAACCGCGAAGTTGAAGATCGAACCGTGGTTCATCAACGGCTGGCAGTCGTATGGCCGGTTCAACAATCGGCCTGGTCTCGGCGGACAAATCCTGTACCGGCCCAACGGTAATTGGTCCATCGTTGGCAACCAGTACGGATATGGCGAAGACGCCCTCGGCATACCGTCCCGCACCCGCTATCACACTGACGACAGCCTTCAGTACAAGTATTACGAACGGCACGACTCATTCGTCAGTAAGGCAGCGGCCTCACTCACCGGCGACGCGGGTTGCGAGAGCGGAGGCGGCGTAAGCTGCTTCGGCAATGGCAAGACTGGCCCCAAGCAGAGCTTCCTTGGATTCATGGCTTACAACCGCTTGTGGTTCGATCGGGATCGCTACGCTTTGACACTTGGTGGAGGACGCATCAACAACCCCGGCCGCTACCTTGTGCTATTGCCGCCGATTAATGGAGCGACTGCAGCCTCGGGGACGCCGTACTTCACGGAGAATCCGGGAGACCAGTACAAGGCGTGGGACGCCTCCGTCACAGCGGATTACATGCCGAGTCAGTACTTCACGTATCGGCTGGAATACAACCACCGTGCGGCAAACGTACCGTACTTCAGCGGGCCTGGAGGTGTTACGCCACCAGGAGGAAACACCGGAGCCCCGGGATCTCTCGTGCCCGGCTGGAGTCCTGATCTTCGCAACAGCGAAAACCGTATCACTGGCGCTTTCCTTGTGAAGTTCTAA
- a CDS encoding glycoside hydrolase family 35 protein, whose translation MRRRFPALVFCLLILAGGYTQAQQAHQFAVNGDHYVLDGKPFQVISGEMHYPRIPRAYWRERLRMAKAMGLNTITTYVFWNVHEPRPGEYDFSGNNDVVEFVREAQQEGLYVILRPGPYVCAEWEFGGFPAWLLKDHDMVVRTSDPKFIAAVARWTTRLGKELAPLQIENGGPIILTQVENEYGSFGNDHAYMEQIHKLLVDAGFTKSQLYTADGPEQVPAGSLPELPVGINFGGEHDGDAKAAFATLRKFRPSGPSMNSEYWAGWFDHWGGKHAGTNADNQAANLQWMLSHGYSVSFYMFHGGTSFGWMNGANSDGKGSYEPDVTSYNYDAALDESGRPVPKYFVFRDLIAKATGVAAPPVPTIAPAIHTPEAKMVEAASLWKNLPAPIRSEQILSMEDVDQAYGYILYRTTLKGMTSGELVLDQLHSYALIYLDGKLVGTLDRRLKQDRLTLPATGKKARLDILVENTGRVNFGKSIGGERAGITRQVTLAGGALTGWEIYPLPMQDVSSLKFSKEPCEGACFYRTSFDVKAVGDTFLDTSEFTKGQLWLNGHALGRIWNVGPQKTLYAPAPWMVEGNNDVTVFDLQGKMGATLRGLDKPVL comes from the coding sequence ATGCGCCGAAGATTTCCTGCGTTGGTGTTTTGTCTTTTAATTCTTGCTGGCGGCTACACGCAGGCTCAGCAGGCGCATCAGTTCGCGGTAAATGGTGATCACTACGTGCTCGATGGGAAGCCGTTTCAGGTGATCTCCGGAGAGATGCACTATCCGAGGATTCCGCGGGCTTACTGGCGCGAGCGCCTTCGCATGGCGAAGGCCATGGGACTGAACACAATTACTACCTACGTCTTCTGGAACGTGCACGAGCCACGGCCAGGAGAGTATGACTTCTCCGGGAACAACGATGTTGTGGAGTTCGTACGCGAAGCGCAGCAGGAGGGGCTCTATGTGATCCTGCGTCCGGGACCGTATGTATGCGCGGAGTGGGAGTTTGGCGGATTTCCGGCGTGGCTCCTGAAAGATCACGACATGGTGGTGCGCACCAGCGACCCTAAATTTATTGCTGCGGTTGCTCGATGGACGACGCGGCTTGGTAAAGAACTTGCTCCCCTACAGATAGAAAACGGCGGACCGATCATTCTTACGCAGGTGGAGAATGAGTATGGTTCGTTCGGCAATGATCACGCCTACATGGAGCAGATTCATAAGCTGCTGGTCGATGCGGGATTTACGAAATCGCAGCTTTATACCGCGGATGGACCCGAACAAGTGCCTGCCGGCTCGCTGCCGGAGCTTCCGGTTGGAATCAACTTTGGTGGTGAGCACGATGGTGACGCGAAGGCGGCGTTCGCGACGCTGAGGAAGTTTCGTCCGAGCGGTCCCTCAATGAATAGTGAGTATTGGGCTGGGTGGTTCGATCATTGGGGTGGAAAACACGCGGGGACAAACGCCGACAATCAGGCCGCAAATCTGCAGTGGATGCTGTCGCATGGTTATTCGGTGAGTTTCTATATGTTTCATGGTGGAACCAGCTTCGGATGGATGAACGGCGCGAACAGCGATGGAAAGGGCAGCTACGAGCCGGACGTAACAAGCTACAACTACGACGCTGCATTGGATGAGAGTGGCCGGCCAGTTCCAAAGTACTTCGTCTTTCGCGATCTGATTGCAAAGGCCACTGGCGTTGCCGCTCCGCCTGTCCCGACGATCGCACCAGCGATCCATACTCCCGAGGCGAAGATGGTGGAGGCCGCCTCGTTATGGAAGAACCTTCCAGCGCCAATTCGCTCCGAGCAGATTTTAAGCATGGAGGATGTGGATCAGGCGTATGGATACATCCTGTATCGCACTACGTTGAAGGGAATGACGAGTGGGGAACTTGTGCTCGATCAGCTACACAGCTATGCGTTGATCTATCTGGATGGCAAATTGGTTGGCACGCTGGATCGAAGGCTAAAGCAGGATCGTCTTACACTTCCTGCTACCGGTAAGAAAGCTCGTCTCGATATTCTGGTGGAAAACACTGGCCGGGTTAACTTCGGCAAGTCGATCGGTGGCGAACGCGCCGGTATTACCAGGCAGGTAACACTGGCCGGTGGTGCGCTTACTGGTTGGGAGATCTATCCGTTGCCCATGCAGGATGTCTCTAGTTTGAAGTTTTCGAAGGAGCCTTGCGAAGGTGCATGCTTCTATCGCACAAGCTTCGATGTGAAAGCAGTCGGTGATACTTTTCTCGACACCAGCGAATTTACGAAGGGGCAACTTTGGCTCAACGGACATGCCCTGGGCCGGATTTGGAATGTCGGCCCTCAGAAGACCCTGTATGCGCCAGCTCCATGGATGGTTGAAGGTAACAATGATGTGACCGTCTTCGATCTTCAGGGAAAAATGGGCGCCACTCTTCGTGGGTTGGACAAGCCAGTACTTTGA
- a CDS encoding aldo/keto reductase has translation MEYRQLGKSGFKVPELCFGAGTFGTKGEFFEAWGKTSEDEAKRIIDICMDAGLNFFDTADIYSNGGSETALGKAIAHHKRKDVLLSTKATFRFGDGPNDVGSSRYHLIQSLEKGLKRLKTDYVDVYHLHAFDATTPVDETLDTLNKMVSDGKVRYIACSNFSGWHLMKSLSVSERYGWAKYVGHQVYYSLVGRDYEWELMPLAVDQGVGALVWSPLGWGRLTGKIRRETGVPKDSRLNAKVVVDAGPQVPEEYLYKVVDALDEMAKETGKTIPQIALNWLLRRPTVSTLIIGARNEEQLKANLGAVGWKLTPEQVAKLDAASDLPKAYPYWHQVQFAERNPFPV, from the coding sequence ATGGAATATAGACAGCTTGGTAAGTCGGGTTTTAAGGTGCCGGAGCTTTGCTTCGGTGCAGGGACGTTTGGGACGAAGGGCGAGTTCTTTGAGGCCTGGGGTAAGACGTCTGAAGACGAGGCGAAGCGAATCATCGACATCTGTATGGATGCGGGATTGAACTTCTTCGATACGGCAGATATCTATTCGAATGGCGGCAGCGAGACCGCGCTGGGTAAGGCGATCGCGCACCACAAGCGTAAAGATGTGCTGCTTTCGACTAAGGCGACCTTCCGCTTCGGCGATGGGCCAAATGATGTCGGGTCGAGCCGATATCACCTGATCCAGTCGCTCGAGAAGGGTCTGAAGCGGCTCAAAACGGACTACGTGGACGTGTACCATCTGCATGCATTCGATGCGACGACGCCGGTAGACGAGACGTTGGACACGCTAAACAAGATGGTGAGCGACGGCAAGGTGCGTTACATCGCATGCTCGAACTTTTCGGGGTGGCATCTGATGAAATCGCTCAGCGTGAGCGAGCGGTATGGCTGGGCGAAGTACGTTGGGCACCAGGTGTACTACTCGCTGGTGGGTCGCGACTATGAGTGGGAGTTGATGCCGCTCGCGGTCGATCAGGGCGTCGGAGCGCTGGTGTGGTCACCGCTTGGCTGGGGACGACTGACAGGCAAGATCCGCCGTGAGACGGGAGTTCCGAAGGACAGCCGGTTGAACGCCAAGGTAGTCGTGGACGCAGGCCCCCAGGTACCGGAGGAGTATCTCTACAAGGTCGTCGATGCCCTGGATGAAATGGCGAAGGAGACCGGCAAGACAATTCCGCAGATTGCTTTGAACTGGTTGCTGCGCCGGCCTACTGTATCGACGCTGATCATCGGTGCACGCAATGAGGAGCAGCTGAAGGCGAATCTGGGTGCGGTGGGTTGGAAGCTAACGCCCGAGCAAGTGGCTAAACTGGATGCGGCGAGTGATCTCCCGAAGGCGTACCCGTACTGGCATCAGGTGCAGTTTGCGGAACGGAATCCGTTCCCGGTTTAA